Within Amycolatopsis sp. FDAARGOS 1241, the genomic segment AGTACGGGTCGGCCAGGCATGCCGTGTTCATGGTGGGGCACACGGCGATGCCGGCGGCCGCGATCTTCGCGGCGATGCCCGGATCGAACCGCGATCCCTCTTCGGTGACCCAGCCGCAGTGCTCGATCATGTCGACGCCCGCGTCGACCGCGCGGCGAATCCCCTCGACGCCGAGCGCGTGGGTGGTCACCGGCAAGCCGAGTTTGTGCGCTTCCTCGACGCAGGTGCGCAGCTCCTCTTCGGTGTAGCGGGCCTCCCAGGGCCTGCTGCCCGCGGTCATGAAACCGCCCGTGGCCATGATCTTGACGACGTCCGAGCGCTGCTTGGCCCTGATCCGGACCTGCCGCGCGACCTCCAGCGCACCGTCGGCTTCGCCACCCATCCGCCACGCATGCCCGCCGGTCACGGTGATCGGCGCGTTGGCCACGAGCAGGCGGGGGCCGGGCACGAGGCCGGCCCGCACGGCGTCGCGCACGGTGCTCGCGACCTCGCCCCGGCAGCCGAGATCACGGGCGGTGGTGATGCCCGCGTCGAGCAGCCTGCGCGCACTGTTGATCATGCGGCAGGCCAGTTCGGCGTCGCTGCCGGTCAGCTCGCTGCCGGTGGCCGCGGCCGAACCGTCCATGGCCAGGTGCACGTGGCAGTCGATGAGGCCGGGCAGTAGCGTCACATCGCCCAGTTCGAGCAGGCGCGCGGACGAGGTCAGCTCGTGCGGCAATTCGGCGAAGCGACCGACGGCGACGATCCTTCCGCCGTGCACGGCCAGCGCCCCGTCGGAGATCAGTTCGGCGTCCGCGGCCGGCAGCATCCGGCCGGCGCGCACCACGAGGTCGGCTTTTTCGGCTGGCATTCAGCTCCTCCCGCACCAAGCTCGCGTCCGAGCATAGGGCGGCCTTTAACACCGGTCAACGCGTTCAACCCCATTGACATCGGCGTGCGAGCGCCGCACCCTGAGGTACCCCATCGGCGCGGCGCGGGCACCCAGGGAGGCCACCGTGCAGGCACTGTCCGAGCAACCACCGATCCGTCGCCGCCGCCGGCACCGGCTTCTGCTCTTGGTGCCCTTCGTGTGGTGCATCGCCGCGGTGCCGTGGGCCGGCGCGGTGCAATACGCCTTCGGCCACGTGCCGTTCCTGCTGGTGTGGATGGTGGCCGGAGTGATCGTCGGAAGCGCCGCCATCGGCGGCGTCTACCTCATCGACCGCCGTCACGGCGTCCTCGATCAGCCGTAGGCATTCCGATGACGTACCTCATCGCACTGGTGGTCAGCGTCGGCTCCATCGCGGTCGGCGCCCTGCTCGCGGCCCGCGGCAGGCGGGTCGACGTCACGGAGTGGGCGGTCGGTGGCCGCCGCTTCGGCAGCTACCTGTTCTGGTTCGTGCTCGCGGGCGAAACCTTCACCACCTTCGCCCTGCTGGGCGCGTCGCAGACGGTTTACGCCGACGGCGCGCCGGGTTACTACGTGCTCGGCACGGTCGTGCTCACGTCGGCCATCGGCTACTGGGTGGTGCCCAGGATCTGGCGCGCCGGCAACCGGCACGGCCTGCTCACCGAGGGCGACTACTTCACCAGCCGCTTCGACGCGCCGTGGCTGGGCGCGGTGCTGGCACTGTTCGGCATCGTCGGGCTGCTGTTGTACTCGGAGGTGCAGCTCACCGGGCTGGCCCTGATCTTGCGCACCCTGTTCGGCGACGGCATGTCCAACACCTGGTACGTGATCATCGCCGGCGCCGCGGTCGCCGCGTTCGTGCTGGCCGGCGGGATGCGCAGCGTCGCGTTCGGCTCGGTGGTCAAGGACCTGCTGCTGCTCGTCGTGCTGCTGGTGATCGCGGTGACGGCGGCCAATGCGGCGCAAGTGGACGGTTGGGGCGGCATCTTCGACGCGGTGGCGCGGAAACACCCGTCGGCGGCGACACTGCCGGGCACGGCCGGCGGAACCTCGACCAACACCTGGTGGTGGATGAGCTTCCTGCTGCTCACGCCGATCGGCGCGTTCGTGCTGCCGCATTCCTTCCAGGTCTCCTACACGGCCAGGGACATCGGCACGATCCGACGCAACCAGATCGTGCAGCCGCTGTACTCCCTGTTCTACATCCTGATCATCGTGATCGCGCTGGCCGCGCTGCTCGCCCAACCGGGCCTGAAGGGCGCGGACGCCAACGGCTCGCTGCTGCTGTTCGTGCGGGACCACTCCCCCGGCTGGCTGGTCGGCCTGCTGGCCGGCGCCGGCATCCTGGTCGCGCTCGTGCCGACCGGCGTGCTCCTGCTGACCTGCGGCAGCCTGTTCACCCGCAACGTCTACCCGTTGCTGCGCAAGGAGCCCGGCGACCGCGAACAGCTGCGGGTGAGCCGGATCGCCGTCGTCGTGCTCGCCGTGCTGGCCGTGGCCGTCACCGCGACGCAGAACAGCGCGCTGGTCAACGTCATGGTCAACGTGTACAACGCGATCGGCCAGCTCGCGCCGGCCTTGTTCCTGTCGCTGCTGTGGCGGCGGATCACCGCGCTCGGCGCGCTGTGCGGGGTGATCGTGGGCACCGCCGGCATCGTCCTCCCGCCGTTGAACGCGGCGCTGCTGTCGCTGTGCCCGCCCGGCACCGTGATCGGGCTGCCCGCGCTCGTGCTCAACACCGTGGTGACCGTGCTCGTCAGTCTGGTCACCCGGGCGCCGGGCCCGGCCGCGATTGCCGTCGGCCTGCCCTCCGAGACCGTCGACACGGCGACGCCGAAGCCCGTCAGCGAGCCCGGTTGATCCGGCTGCGTGCGAGGATGACCACGTGGTAGGCAGCAGGATTCGAGAACTGCGGGCGGCGCGTGGCCTGACGGTCACCGAGCTGGCCCGGCGCGCCGAGGTGTCCACCGGGCTGATCAGCCAGGTGGAGCGGGAGCTCGCGGACCCGAGCCTGGTCACCGTCCGCAAGATCGCCAAGGCACTCGACGTGCCGTTGTTCAGCCTGTTCGAGGAGTCCGAGACCGACGACGTCGCCGTGGTGCGCCGGCACACCCGCATGCAGATCCAGTCACCCGGCGGGATCCTGTACTCCCGCATCTCGGCCGGCCGCGGTCGGCTGGAAGTGCTGCAGGGCACGCTCGCCCCGGGCACGGCGTCGGCAGACGAACCGTGGTCACATCCCAGTGAAGAGTGCGCAGTGGTGATCGCGGGCAAGCTCGTGGTCGAGGTGGCCGCCACCGAACGCGCACTCGACGTCGGCGACAGCTGCTACTTCAACTCGCGCCTGCCGCACCGTTACGTCAATCCCCACCGCAAACCGGCCGAGTTCATCATCTCGATCACCCCGCCCAGCTACTGAGCCGTTTCGCCAGGCGCCTGGGGCGATCGACGAGATGCCGGGCCTCCGGCTGCCACCCGTCGAGCGTGGCGGTGATGCGCTGCGGCCGTGTCTGCGCGACCGTGGCACTCTCGCGCGAGGCCTGGCCGACGACCCGTCGCGCCTGCTGACTCGCTGCTCGCTCGTCCTCCGGTGCGTCGGAAACCAGGTTGTCGAGCCGACGCCGCCCCCCGCGTCGGACAGGCGAACACGCGGGGTCTCCCGCCGGCGCTGCGTACGTAACCTTTCCGTAGTTCTTCCGAAGCGAACGCCGCGGGCGCGCGCCACTCTGAGCGAGTACGAATCACCACCGCACGAGAAAGGAAAACGAAGGTGCGCAACACCTTGAGCGAGCTCGGCGCGCTGCACTTGATCCGGCCGACTGCCGGCGCCGCGCCGCACGCTTGGGCCGCCTGGCACGAGCGCCGCGCGCTCGTGCTCGACGCCCTCGCCGCCGACGGCAGCACGCTGGCTGCCACCTCCGCCGCGGCGGCACACCGCAAGGCAGCAGAACTGCGGGAAGGAGCCGGCGGCGCACCAGCGCGACCCCGGCCGCCGGGTGCGCCCTCTCCCCGAACCGGGGCGTGAGCGAGGACTTGATTTTGCCTGCGCCCCAGTCACGCAGACGTCCTGCGGGACAGCCCCAGACGACGCGCAGACGGCATCGGCCCCAGCGGCACCGGCTCGCCGGCTGCGCCCGCCGGCCCGCTCCACGGTCCCGAAGAACCCGGCACCACACCGCTGCTCGGACGGTTACCTGCTCGGACTTTCCACACCGGAAACACTTCTTCCCACGGCTGGTCTCACTCGGCCACGCCGGCACCCCGGTACCCCTCGTTGCGCGATGCGCGGGCCCTTCCCGGTGGCTCTCCCCAGGGCAATCCTGCGAAGTAGGCGGGAATTCACGTAATCCGCATCGCAGCAGAACGGGACTCTCCACAAAGGACTCGTTCGCGGCCAGGCCCCGGCGGCCCTCGTCGATGATCGCTTCCCAGAGAATCCGCAGATCGATGCGGAAGGCGTGCAGCAATGCGGGCAACGGCAGCCGCTGGCGCGCCCGGACCCGCCCTGCCTCGGCAGCCGCGTCCGCGATCGCCGGCGGGATGGGCCGGCCCGCGGCCCGGGTCAGCGCCAGCGTCCGCCGCATCATGGCAATCACATCCGCCCGGCTGACCTCGGACGTCGCGTACTCCGGTTCGTCGGCGCGCAGCCGGTCCACCGCACGGTGCACGAGCTCGTCCAGGCGAGTGTCCAGCACGCGTCCCGCGACCAGCCGAATCGCTTGGTGAGGATCGAGTTCCGAGGGCGGCATGCCCACGTCCTTCCCGCAATCACCCACCACGTCCCGCCGCGCGACGACCGCTTCCCGCAGGCGTGCCGATCGTGCCGGACCGCCCAGCCAGGAGGCAACTCCGCCGCGTCGCCCTCGAGCTGGTGCGCCACCAGCGAACGCGGGTGTTTGCTGGGCGGGGAACAGTCCCGGCAGCGGGCACCCTGCCGGGGTTGACGAGCCTGGTGCCACGGCACCCCATAACGAACATTCATGACCTGAGACACCGTGCACCGCGGCGGTTTTGGGGATCATGGTCTCCGATGATGTGGCGGATCGACTCACCGACAGCCGACACAACGGCGCGCCGGGTCAAGCCGGCCCAGGCGCCTCGTCCGGCCCCGCTGTGGCCGGACGCCGTCGCCCGGTTGTGCCCGTGTCGCGGCCGGTCCCCGATGCGCCGACCTCGACAACGTCCCACCGACACCTTGGAGCAACCATGCCGCGTCCCTACGCCAGCGGAGTCGTCGCCGCACCCGTCGACAAGGTCTGGACCCACGTCCGCGCCTTCGGCGACCTACCCGCCTTCCTCACCGCCATCGGACAATGCCAGATCGTCGAAGGCACCGACGGACAAGTCGGCGCCGTCCGCAGGCTCACCCTCGCCACCGGCGGCGACCCCTTCGACGAACGACTACTCGCCCTCGACGACCCCACCCACACCCTCACCTACACCTTCACCGGCGCAAACCCCTTCGGCGTACGCCGCTACACCTCCACACTCCGCCTCAGCCCCATCACCGACACCGGAGACACCTTCGTCGAATGGTGGGCCGAATACGACGCCGACGCCAGCCAAGAAGAACAACTCAACCACACCTTCGCCCACGACGTATACGCCACCGGCATCGACGGCCTCCGACAACTACTCGCCTAGCACGTCCGGGCCGAGTCAAACGTGACGGTCGCCGAGGTCTACGCGAGGATTGACCCCCTCGGCGACGTCTGCGGGGCACTGGCGACGCGACGACGGCGGGCTTGAGCCGCCTATACCGAGCGCTCAACCCCGAGCCACCCAGCGCCAAGGCGAGCTGCGACAAGCGGTGACGCCATCACCCGTTTACCCGGTCTGCGGCGGCGTGTCCGGCAAGGCGTGTTCGACGGCCGGATGCGCCGCTCGCCGGCGGACGACGGTCGCCGTGAGAGCTGCGGCCGCGGCCGCGGTGGCGGCTAGCAACACGAAGCCGAGCCGGTAGGAGCCCGTGGCGCCGAAGACCACGCCCATGACCAGAGGTGGGAAGAAGCCGCCCAGGCCACCGGCCGCTCCGACGACTCCGGTCACGGCACCGACCTCGCCCGGTGCGACCAATCGCGCCAAGAGCGCGAACACCGCACCGGTTCCGGCGCCGAGGGCGCCGGCGATGCCGAGGAAGAGCAGCGTGCCGACGGGCATCAGTGGTAGTTCGAACGCGGCGGCGAGCGCCAGGACACCGACCACGGTGAAGGCCGCGACGAGGATCTTCACCGGATCGGCGCGGTCGGACAGCCAGCCGCCGACCGGCCGCATCGCGACGGCGAGCACTACGAAGCCGGCGGTGCGCAGAGCTGCGTCCCCACGGTCGAGACCGAACGAGGTGACGAGGTAGGTGGGCAGGTAGACGCTGAACGCGACGAACCCCCCGAACGCCACCGCGTAAAGAGCGGCGAGCTGGCCGGTCGCCCCAATTCGCACGGCAGAACCCAGCCTGCCGAGGAAAGTCCCGGCGGCACGCTGGCGACCCGGGCGGTCCCGCACCACGACGAACGCGAGCACGGCGTACCCCACGAGCAGGCCGGCGACCAGGTCGAACGGAAAGCTGCTTCCGAAGGCTTTGGCCAGCTGAACGGTGGAGAACGCCGAGATGGCGGTCCCGACCATCCCCACGCCGAAGATCCCGAGGGCCAGCCCGCGGCGTCGCGGTGGGTACCACGAGTTCACGAACGGGACGCCGATCGCGAAGGTGGTGCCGCCGAGGCCGAGGAAGAAGCCGCCGACGAGGTAGCCGGTCAGCGAACTGGCGCCGTGCCCGAGGTAGAGCACCGGGATCGCGGTGAGCAGGGCGACGACCGGCTACATGAGCCGGGCGCCGAGGCGGTCGGTGAGCGCGCCGACCGGGATCCGCCCGAGTGAACCGACGATGACCGGGAGAGCGACCAGGATCGCCTGCTGCACGGAGGACAGGTGCAGTTGTTCACGCAGCGTTGCGCCCAGGGGTGACAGCAGAGCCCATGCCCAGAACGTGACCGCGAAGCCCGCGGTGGCCATCGCGAGCATCATCCCGGGGCGGTCGGCCGGTCGCACGGCGGAAGGGTGATTCCGCCGGCGGGACGGGGATTTCGTCACGGTCGGCTCCTCCCGGTGTGAACGGTCGCCCAGCCGCCGGGACGACGTCGCTTTCATCGTCGCCATGAGCCGACGGAGCGGAGAATGGTCGTTGGGCTTCTGAACAAAGGCCCTTCGGCATGGCTTCCGGACGTCCGTCCTTGACGCAGACCACGACTTCACGACCGGCACGCAGCGGGTGGTCCTCAGCCACCCGCAAAGGCCCCCGACACGTCCGGCGCGGTTGACGTGTTCCCCCGGTCCAGCTCCGCGGCCGGCTTCCACTTGAAGAGCAACCTCCCGCCATCGCGGTGGACCAAAGTGGACGACGCTACTGCACGCCGGCGAGGTCACGGGAGAATCCGCCGACGACAGCATCACCGCTGAGCAAGTGAACGAATTTTTCCCCCGCCGGGCTGAGGCTTCCCGGCACGTACGAGAGCTGCTATTCCTGACTTCCCAGCCCGCAGGAACGAGTGGAACCGGCTTCCGACACCCGGAACATTCGCCCGTTGATGGTTTCCATCGGGATCCGCAGGAAGTGTGAGCGTTCTCCACCGGGCCATGGCCGGTGGCGGGGTTCGGCCAGCGTCACCAGCTCGTCGATTTCGGTGATCGAGTTCGCCTTGCCGAGTACGACAACACTCCATCCGGTGCGGTTGACGGGGTCGATGCTGTCGACCTCGAACGCGACCACTTCGTCGACGAGCTTGGCGATCGACCCGGTGCGGCTGCACCGGACGATGATGTTTCCCTCGTGCACCAGGAAGTTGACCGGTCGGATGGCGGGCACCGCGTTCTCGGAAAACACCAGCCTGCCCACCGGCTGGGTCGACAGCAGGTCGATGCATTCCCGTGGGGTCAAGGGGCGCAACTCGGTCATCGTCGATCCCGGTGGTCGGCGGAACAGCAGGTTCACCGTTGAGCGTGCCCGCCTGCACACAGCGGCGGCAGGGCAAGAAGTCCTCGACCCTCGGGACAGTCGGCCGGCATCCCGCCCGCTGCCGCGGTGTCCGGCCGTACCACTGGCTCATCGACCTCCGCACACCTCAGCTCCGCTGACAGCGCCGGTCGGCGACGCCCTGCTGAGGATGGTCAAGCACATGGTTGCGCGGACATCGGGCACTAGTGTCGTGAGTCGTTAATTAGTTGGCAGTATGCGGAGAGGGTTTCCAGGATCTGGTCGGCTGGCTTGGTCCAGACGAACGGTTTCGGGTCGGCGTTCCATTCGTTGATCCAGCACCGGACGTCGCGTTCGAGTTCGGTGACGCTGCGATGGGCTGAGCGGCGCAGCTTGCGGTTGGTCAGTTCGGCGAACCATCGTTCGACCAGGTTCAGCCAGGAACTGCTGGTCGGTGTGAAGTGCAGGTGGAACCGCGGGTGCCGGATCAGCCATTCCTTGACCTTGGGTGTCTTGTGGGTGGCGTAGTTGTCCAGCACCAGATGCAGGTCCAGGTCTTTCGGGACCGCGGCATCGATCAGCTTCAGGAACCGCAGGAACTCCTGATGGCGATGTCGACGGTAGTGCTGTGCGATCACCGAGCCGCTGGAGATGTCGAAGGCGGCGAACAGGCTGGTGGTGCCGTGCCGGACGTAGTCGTGGGTCATCCGTGCCGGGGTGGTGGGCATGATCGGCAGAATCGGTGCGGTGCGATCGATCGCCTGCATCTGGGATTTCTCGTCGACCGCGAGGACCAGCGCGTTCTCGGGTGGGCTCATGTAGAGGCCGACGACATCGCGGACCTTGTCCACGAATTGCGGGTCCGTGGACAGTTTCCAGGTCTCGATCGCGTGCGGTTTGAGCCCGAATGCCCGCCAGATCCGCGAGATCGCTGACTGCGACATCCCCGTGGCCGAGGCCATCGAGCGAGTCGACCAGTGCGTGTCCTGGCCCGGCGTTTCCTCCAGCGTCTTGGTGATCACCGCGTCCACCCGCTCGTCAGTGATCAGGCGCGGCCGGCCAGGGCGAGGCTCATCCGACAAACCCTCCAGCCGGTCTTCGGCAAACCGCGACCGCCATTTCGACACCGTGTTCCGTGAGACACCCACATCCCCGGCGACCTCGCCGATCGACCCGCCCTCGGCGCAGCGCAACACAATCCGGGCTCGCAACGCCAGCGCCTGCGCGGTCTTGCGGCGACGCGCCCACCCGGTCAACACCGACCGTTCCTCATCAGAGAGCACCACGGGGTCAAGCTTCGGGCTCGGCATCACCACACCCTACAGCTGCCCACGAACTACCGACTCAGGACACTAGCGTGCCTACGCACGAGAGCCGTTGTTCGGGGTGTTGCCGGCCCGCCGCGATCGCCGGCGGCGGGAGCGGCTGGTGCCCGACGCGGATGCCGACGTCGAGGCCCGGGGTGACGCGTTCACCGCGTCGGCGGCCCTGGCCGAGATGGCGGCACCGCTACCGGCGGGGGACCACACCGGAGCAGACCCAGACCGCGGCCGTCGCGCAGTGGCTCGCGGGTGGCCTGCTCGCCGGGAAGGTTCTTCCCCCCGTCGAACTGCCGAAGAGCCTCGACCTCTTGCATTGACTGACTTACTCCGGCCGGCTTCATCGGGCCTGCCCGTCACGGGAATGAAGGGCGCCGTCCGCACGAGCCTTCTCGGCAATGGCCTGGAGGGCGGAGATGTGCTCGGCGAGGGTGGCGCGGCCGGTGGCGGTGAGGCTGAGCCAGGTGAGGGGGCGCTTGCCGACGTAGCCTTTGCGGACTTCGACGTAGTCGTTCTTGGGCAGTGTCGTCACCTGTTTGGACAGTGCCGAGTCGGTGACCTTCACCGAGTCCCGGACGAATCCGAACTCGGCCCATTCCGCGGCGGCGAGCAGCGAGACGATGGCCAGTCTCGTCGGATCCAGCAGGAGCTGGTCGAAGCCGGCCACGGTTTCAGTCCCTCTCCTGCCGGCGCAGCAGCCACAGCTTGAACCTGGGGTCCAGGACCACGATGTAGAGCCCCGCCAGCGCACCGTAGTAGACCTCGCCGTGCGGAACGGGGAACAGCTCGGCGACGACGGCGACGGCGACCCCGATGCCGAGGATGGGCGCGATGCGCAGCAGGCGCTCGCCGACGGACAGGCTCCGGTCCGATACCAGCACCGGGCGACCGAGCAGGGTGCCGCCCGCCCGATGCTCAGGCCGAGTGCCAGCACGACGACAAGACCCAGCAGAGCCCAGCCCACCCAGGCTTGCGCTGCCGGGAGCAGGTCGCTGGCCGCGCAGCCAAGGAAGACGGCCATGCCGAAGGTGATCGAGAGCCACCGAGAGCCCACGACGGACGTGATCACCCGCTCTCGGCTCTCGTGGATCGTGCGTAGCGCCGCCACCGCTTCGTCCGGCGCGGGCTCGTTCACCATCGTCGCTCCCTCGTCGGTTCCGCGCGCTTCGCCGCGCGCAGGGTCAGCCACTGGTCCACGGCCACTCACCCTCCCTCAGGAAAGTACTTGCCTGAAGAGAAACCCAGTCTGCGCTTTCCAGGTAGGCAAGTACTTTCCCAGGAGAGGGTGATGTGAGGGCGGCGCACCGGTGGATCCACAGGCGCGGGTCAGCCCGCCGTCCGTGTGCGACGGGGCCGGAACTGGGACGCGGGTGTGGCTCGCCGGCCCTTCCATCCGGTCGGCAACGCATCCACACGAGCCGCCAGCGGCCATTTTGCGCTGTTCGTCCCATTCAAGGATCGATTGTGCTCTACTGCAGGCGCACCCACCCGAGAGGATCTTGCGCTGTGGTAGCCGAGCGGATGAACGCGACCGACCAGGCCGCACCCGCGGTCGACGTGTACGACCTCGACTTTTTCAGGTCGACACAAGCAGTGGATCGCGGCGATCGAGAACCGAGACTCGACGCCGGTATGGCTTGGTCACAAGACCAATGAGGGACACCAGGCAGCACTGGTGGGCACCCTGCCTCACACTGCTTTCGCGCCCGGTACGGCACCACTGGAGTGGCGCGCGCCCGGTATGGCACTCGGCAAGCTGATGGGCGTCGTCGAGCCGGCGGCGCCCGGTGCGTATCGCGCCACCCTCGGCAGGGCGGTACAAGCACACCTGACCGAGCGGGCCTCCGACCTGTCCAGGTGGCCACGTGTGACGTGGACGGTGGACGGTGCCCGCGTCCAGGCGGCGGTGCTGCACTTCGCGGGAGCCTGGCTCGCTCTCACCGACGAACTGAGTGATGCCTACCTCACCACCGTCGGGGTGGGGCTTTCACCCGGCGATCTGATATTCCGTAAAACGTACGGTGAAGGATACGGGGTCGACTTTTCCGCACCTCTCACCATCGCCCAGCTCCACCGGCTCCCCGTCGAGCAGATGCCACAGCCGACCCGGCCTCACCCGGACCTGCGCCGACTCGCCAAGATCGGCCAAAACGCGAACCAGCGCACCAAGGGGTGATCACCTGGATGGCGGTAACACTCACTCCCCCACGCTAGCAGTTTTCTACCTTTAAATTTCGAGTCGCGCAAAGAAAAGGACTCGGTCGTCAATCCGGCGTTCGCCGGCTTTTCGGGCAACAGGCTCCACAATCGCCGCGCCAACGTCGACATCCGCCGACACCGCCAATCAGTACTACATCATCACCGTCGCCAAGAACGCACCGGGAAGCCCCGAATCGAAGGTGATCGACAACCCGCGCCTGGACAACACGCGAAGCGGCCGCGGCAAAACACCTCGAGGCCGCACGACAGCCGGAGCGCGCAGAAACCACCAGAGCGCCCTTCCGACGGCCAGCGTGCTTCGGAGACCCTGGTCCGACCATGTCGGTCTTCGCCGCGAAGCGAGGAGGCGGGGAAGCCGGATTCCCGGTTTCCCCGCCTCCTCAAAGCGGATTCAAGCGATTCAGCTCAGCGTCACCGCGACGTCGTCGATCACGAACGACGTCTGCAGGGAGCTGTCCTCGGTGCCGGTGAACTTCAGCGCCAGGGTGCCGCCAGCGGCCGCCGAGACGTCGATCGTCTTGAGCGCGTACCCCGTGCCCTTGTTCAGGTTGGAGTAGTTGCCCAGCGTCGTGCTGCCGTTGGTGACGGTCAGCTTGTCGTAGGCGGTCGTGGTGGTCGTCTCCGCGGTGTCGATGTGCAGGTAGAACGTGAGGGTGGCGCGGCAGCCGGCCGGGATGCTCACCGACTGCGCGACGGACTCGGTGTGCGTCGAGCCGTAGCCGTCCAGGTAGGCGCTATAGATGCCGCTGTGCGCCGGCTCACCCGAGGACGCCCACTGGCCGAT encodes:
- a CDS encoding amidohydrolase family protein, translating into MPAEKADLVVRAGRMLPAADAELISDGALAVHGGRIVAVGRFAELPHELTSSARLLELGDVTLLPGLIDCHVHLAMDGSAAATGSELTGSDAELACRMINSARRLLDAGITTARDLGCRGEVASTVRDAVRAGLVPGPRLLVANAPITVTGGHAWRMGGEADGALEVARQVRIRAKQRSDVVKIMATGGFMTAGSRPWEARYTEEELRTCVEEAHKLGLPVTTHALGVEGIRRAVDAGVDMIEHCGWVTEEGSRFDPGIAAKIAAAGIAVCPTMNTACLADPYFCPWDEREALLANLRGMLAAGVELVAGTDAGIGLVPFENYADGLDVLADAGMSPRAVLAAATHRAATALGLGSVTGRLAEGLAADVVAVRGDPTEDLSALHRPVQVITRGRTYECVTPSEADRAEQRVAAQHIHDELTVGSGRGR
- a CDS encoding DUF3311 domain-containing protein, coding for MQALSEQPPIRRRRRHRLLLLVPFVWCIAAVPWAGAVQYAFGHVPFLLVWMVAGVIVGSAAIGGVYLIDRRHGVLDQP
- a CDS encoding sodium:solute symporter; the protein is MTYLIALVVSVGSIAVGALLAARGRRVDVTEWAVGGRRFGSYLFWFVLAGETFTTFALLGASQTVYADGAPGYYVLGTVVLTSAIGYWVVPRIWRAGNRHGLLTEGDYFTSRFDAPWLGAVLALFGIVGLLLYSEVQLTGLALILRTLFGDGMSNTWYVIIAGAAVAAFVLAGGMRSVAFGSVVKDLLLLVVLLVIAVTAANAAQVDGWGGIFDAVARKHPSAATLPGTAGGTSTNTWWWMSFLLLTPIGAFVLPHSFQVSYTARDIGTIRRNQIVQPLYSLFYILIIVIALAALLAQPGLKGADANGSLLLFVRDHSPGWLVGLLAGAGILVALVPTGVLLLTCGSLFTRNVYPLLRKEPGDREQLRVSRIAVVVLAVLAVAVTATQNSALVNVMVNVYNAIGQLAPALFLSLLWRRITALGALCGVIVGTAGIVLPPLNAALLSLCPPGTVIGLPALVLNTVVTVLVSLVTRAPGPAAIAVGLPSETVDTATPKPVSEPG
- a CDS encoding helix-turn-helix domain-containing protein encodes the protein MVGSRIRELRAARGLTVTELARRAEVSTGLISQVERELADPSLVTVRKIAKALDVPLFSLFEESETDDVAVVRRHTRMQIQSPGGILYSRISAGRGRLEVLQGTLAPGTASADEPWSHPSEECAVVIAGKLVVEVAATERALDVGDSCYFNSRLPHRYVNPHRKPAEFIISITPPSY
- a CDS encoding SRPBCC family protein — protein: MPRPYASGVVAAPVDKVWTHVRAFGDLPAFLTAIGQCQIVEGTDGQVGAVRRLTLATGGDPFDERLLALDDPTHTLTYTFTGANPFGVRRYTSTLRLSPITDTGDTFVEWWAEYDADASQEEQLNHTFAHDVYATGIDGLRQLLA
- a CDS encoding nitrate/nitrite transporter, yielding MLYLGHGASSLTGYLVGGFFLGLGGTTFAIGVPFVNSWYPPRRRGLALGIFGVGMVGTAISAFSTVQLAKAFGSSFPFDLVAGLLVGYAVLAFVVVRDRPGRQRAAGTFLGRLGSAVRIGATGQLAALYAVAFGGFVAFSVYLPTYLVTSFGLDRGDAALRTAGFVVLAVAMRPVGGWLSDRADPVKILVAAFTVVGVLALAAAFELPLMPVGTLLFLGIAGALGAGTGAVFALLARLVAPGEVGAVTGVVGAAGGLGGFFPPLVMGVVFGATGSYRLGFVLLAATAAAAAALTATVVRRRAAHPAVEHALPDTPPQTG
- a CDS encoding pyridoxamine 5'-phosphate oxidase family protein, translating into MNLLFRRPPGSTMTELRPLTPRECIDLLSTQPVGRLVFSENAVPAIRPVNFLVHEGNIIVRCSRTGSIAKLVDEVVAFEVDSIDPVNRTGWSVVVLGKANSITEIDELVTLAEPRHRPWPGGERSHFLRIPMETINGRMFRVSEAGSTRSCGLGSQE
- a CDS encoding IS630 family transposase — its product is MPSPKLDPVVLSDEERSVLTGWARRRKTAQALALRARIVLRCAEGGSIGEVAGDVGVSRNTVSKWRSRFAEDRLEGLSDEPRPGRPRLITDERVDAVITKTLEETPGQDTHWSTRSMASATGMSQSAISRIWRAFGLKPHAIETWKLSTDPQFVDKVRDVVGLYMSPPENALVLAVDEKSQMQAIDRTAPILPIMPTTPARMTHDYVRHGTTSLFAAFDISSGSVIAQHYRRHRHQEFLRFLKLIDAAVPKDLDLHLVLDNYATHKTPKVKEWLIRHPRFHLHFTPTSSSWLNLVERWFAELTNRKLRRSAHRSVTELERDVRCWINEWNADPKPFVWTKPADQILETLSAYCQLINDSRH
- a CDS encoding transcriptional regulator, yielding MAGFDQLLLDPTRLAIVSLLAAAEWAEFGFVRDSVKVTDSALSKQVTTLPKNDYVEVRKGYVGKRPLTWLSLTATGRATLAEHISALQAIAEKARADGALHSRDGQAR